In Kaistella faecalis, a genomic segment contains:
- the mscL gene encoding large conductance mechanosensitive channel protein MscL yields the protein MGLVQEFKEFAFKGNVVDLAVAVIIGGAFGKIITSFVDDVITPLLLNPALEAANLKNISELTWNGVKYGNFLSAIISFLIIAMVLFMLIKAVNKVNKPAVEAPAGPSNEEVLLAEIRDLLKNK from the coding sequence ATGGGACTTGTACAGGAATTTAAAGAATTTGCATTTAAAGGAAATGTAGTGGATTTGGCTGTTGCCGTTATAATTGGCGGTGCTTTTGGTAAAATTATCACTTCATTTGTAGATGATGTTATCACTCCACTATTGCTTAACCCTGCTTTGGAAGCGGCAAACTTGAAAAATATTTCGGAATTGACTTGGAATGGGGTGAAATACGGAAATTTTCTCTCTGCAATCATCAGTTTCCTAATTATTGCCATGGTATTATTCATGCTGATCAAAGCGGTGAATAAAGTAAACAAACCTGCAGTAGAAGCTCCAGCAGGACCTAGCAATGAAGAAGTTTTGCTTGCAGAAATCCGCGACCTTTTGAAGAATAAATAA
- a CDS encoding NAD(P)H-hydrate dehydratase has product MKIFTSPQIGKCDAFTVENEPVTSLKLMERAATACAEWLCTRFSGPMEYHIFCGPGNNGGDGFAIARLLYHKGFDVNVYLDTNAILSTDALINFERVKDIYGVEIIDFNRTEESEFGENSVLVDALFGTGLSRNPEGNYADLIMKLNRSRLPKISIDIPSGLFADQLSDDNAVVFKADETLSFQFWKTSFLHPETGKYCGRIHVLDIGLSKDFIADEPTGFYVVDEDLIQKIYERREDFSHKGNYGKATVAAGSFGKIGAAVLGAKAALRSGCGITYILAPKCGYEILQASCPEAMYISGGADFISNFNVDDDSVVGIGPGLGKEPETENAFLQFLKMYNKPLVLDADALNILAAKSDNLKLIPQNSIITPHPKEFERLFGKTENSFERLKLAKEKAKELGIYIVLKDHRTQIITPDEKVFYNITGNSGMAKGGSGDVLLGILTALLAQNYTPEIAAVFGVWLHGKAGDFAVKKHSKEAMLSTDLICEIGETFKYLNKKTLQN; this is encoded by the coding sequence ATGAAAATATTTACTTCACCCCAAATCGGAAAGTGTGACGCTTTCACGGTTGAAAACGAGCCTGTCACTTCACTGAAGCTTATGGAACGAGCAGCAACCGCCTGTGCAGAATGGCTCTGCACAAGATTCTCCGGCCCAATGGAATACCACATTTTCTGTGGCCCCGGAAACAACGGAGGCGATGGCTTTGCAATTGCAAGGCTGCTCTATCACAAGGGTTTTGATGTGAATGTTTATCTGGATACTAATGCCATCCTTAGTACTGATGCCTTAATCAATTTTGAAAGAGTTAAAGACATTTACGGTGTAGAAATTATAGATTTCAATCGGACTGAAGAATCCGAGTTTGGTGAAAACAGTGTCTTAGTGGATGCACTTTTTGGAACCGGATTGAGCAGAAATCCGGAAGGGAATTACGCTGATCTTATTATGAAGCTAAACCGATCCCGCCTTCCGAAAATTTCTATCGATATTCCTTCCGGCCTTTTTGCGGATCAGCTCTCAGATGACAATGCTGTAGTTTTTAAAGCAGATGAAACCTTAAGTTTCCAGTTCTGGAAAACTTCATTCCTACACCCGGAAACCGGAAAGTACTGCGGTAGAATTCATGTTTTGGATATCGGTTTAAGTAAGGATTTTATCGCTGACGAACCGACCGGATTTTATGTTGTTGACGAGGATTTAATTCAGAAAATTTATGAGCGACGAGAAGATTTCTCTCATAAAGGAAATTACGGTAAAGCTACTGTTGCAGCGGGAAGTTTCGGAAAAATAGGTGCCGCAGTTTTGGGTGCAAAGGCTGCATTGAGGTCGGGATGTGGTATCACTTATATCCTTGCGCCAAAATGTGGTTACGAAATTTTACAGGCGAGTTGTCCGGAAGCAATGTATATTTCCGGAGGCGCGGATTTCATCAGTAACTTTAATGTGGATGATGATTCGGTCGTAGGAATCGGTCCCGGTTTGGGGAAAGAGCCGGAAACAGAAAATGCATTTTTACAGTTTTTAAAAATGTATAATAAACCTTTGGTTTTGGATGCTGATGCGCTGAATATTTTGGCAGCAAAATCCGACAATCTTAAATTAATCCCGCAGAATTCAATCATAACTCCCCATCCCAAAGAATTCGAACGTCTGTTCGGAAAGACTGAGAACTCTTTCGAAAGATTAAAACTGGCAAAAGAAAAAGCTAAAGAACTTGGGATTTATATTGTTTTAAAAGATCACCGTACCCAAATCATTACTCCTGATGAGAAGGTTTTTTACAATATCACAGGGAATTCCGGAATGGCAAAAGGTGGCAGTGGTGATGTCTTATTGGGCATACTTACTGCGCTTTTAGCACAAAATTACACACCTGAAATTGCGGCTGTTTTCGGAGTTTGGCTTCATGGCAAAGCAGGTGATTTTGCAGTTAAAAAACATTCTAAGGAAGCCATGCTGTCCACTGATTTAATCTGTGAAATTGGGGAAACCTTTAAATATTTAAATAAAAAAACCCTTCAAAATTAA
- the lgt gene encoding prolipoprotein diacylglyceryl transferase produces MLTFLYTTWDPSTGIHLGPITLHYYSLMFILAFGLGYAIMTKIFKIDNVNQKYLEPLFTWTLVGTILGARLGHVIFYQPELFKEDFWSVFLPIRTKPEFEFTGFSGLASHGATIALIFTTLYYSYKIIKKNPFWVYDRIGIVVALGGAFVRIGNFFNSEIIGKPAPEGSPFAILFPQQSSEYGAVVPRYPTQLFEAGGYFLLFILLWILYRYTNKKYQQGWLFGLFFIILWAVRFFVEFLKEPQGDEFIQFAGLNTGQILSIPFMLAGFVIMWYSRNNIITEEENGKPE; encoded by the coding sequence ATGCTTACATTTTTATATACCACCTGGGATCCGTCGACAGGGATACATTTAGGCCCCATTACACTCCACTATTACAGTTTGATGTTTATTCTGGCTTTTGGTCTGGGATACGCAATTATGACGAAAATCTTTAAAATCGACAATGTTAACCAGAAATATCTGGAGCCGCTTTTTACCTGGACTTTGGTGGGAACGATTCTCGGCGCGAGATTAGGACATGTTATTTTTTATCAGCCTGAACTTTTCAAAGAGGATTTCTGGTCGGTTTTTCTGCCGATCAGGACGAAACCTGAATTTGAATTTACCGGTTTTTCGGGATTAGCAAGCCATGGAGCCACCATCGCGCTGATATTTACCACACTTTATTATTCGTACAAAATCATTAAGAAAAATCCGTTTTGGGTGTACGACAGGATTGGAATTGTGGTGGCATTAGGCGGAGCTTTTGTGAGAATCGGAAACTTTTTCAATTCAGAAATAATCGGGAAACCCGCACCTGAAGGTTCACCTTTCGCAATCCTCTTCCCGCAGCAAAGCTCGGAATACGGTGCAGTAGTTCCACGCTACCCGACCCAGCTTTTTGAAGCGGGAGGTTATTTTTTACTCTTTATTCTTTTGTGGATTCTTTACCGATATACGAATAAAAAATACCAGCAGGGCTGGCTTTTCGGTCTGTTTTTTATCATCCTTTGGGCGGTAAGATTTTTCGTTGAATTCTTAAAAGAACCTCAGGGCGATGAATTTATTCAGTTTGCAGGCTTGAATACAGGACAGATTCTATCCATTCCTTTTATGCTGGCCGGTTTCGTAATTATGTGGTATTCTAGAAACAATATAATTACCGAAGAAGAGAACGGTAAACCCGAATAA
- the yidD gene encoding membrane protein insertion efficiency factor YidD: MFNKIITFPLVVLIKFYQWFISPVLPKNCRYEPTCSHYMVEALRVHGPIKGFWLGAKRIARCHPWGGEGYDPVPPKCEPQH, translated from the coding sequence ATGTTCAACAAAATCATCACATTTCCTTTGGTGGTACTGATAAAATTCTATCAGTGGTTCATTTCCCCTGTTCTGCCGAAAAACTGCCGGTACGAACCTACGTGCTCTCATTATATGGTTGAAGCGCTGCGTGTGCATGGACCTATTAAAGGATTCTGGCTGGGCGCGAAAAGAATTGCGCGCTGTCACCCTTGGGGAGGAGAAGGTTATGACCCCGTTCCGCCGAAATGTGAACCTCAACATTAA
- a CDS encoding replication-associated recombination protein A — protein sequence MNSNIPLAEQMRPKTLDEVLGQEHLTGKSGTIRKMLENDTLNSLIFWGPPGTGKTTLAEIISENSGRKFFKLSAVSSGVKDVREVIEDAKKQNLFSGKSPILFIDEIHRFNKSQQDSLLHAVEKGWIVLIGATTENPSFEVVSALLSRSQVYVLKSLSYEKLDELAELSLKKYNEKEQTEFKIKDKEAFIQYSGGDARKLINSVENVLNNFKNSGTKEISNEDVLAVLQETMALYDKNGEQHYDIISAFIKSMRGSDPNGAVYWLARMLVGGEDIKFIARRMLILAAEDIGLANPSALTVANNCFQAINVIGNPEARIILSETAVYLAVSPKSNSTYVAINDAMAKVKQTGNLPVPLHLRNAPTKLMKDLNYGKDYGYAHSHEGNFIDQEFLPEELAGTKFYEPGNNSTENKIREELKRKWKDKY from the coding sequence TTGAATTCCAATATTCCACTTGCCGAACAAATGCGACCTAAGACTCTGGACGAAGTTCTGGGGCAGGAGCACCTTACCGGAAAAAGCGGTACAATCCGGAAGATGTTGGAAAACGATACTTTAAATTCGCTTATTTTCTGGGGTCCGCCAGGAACAGGCAAAACAACTTTGGCAGAAATTATTTCCGAAAATTCGGGAAGGAAATTCTTTAAACTTTCTGCTGTTTCCAGCGGGGTGAAAGATGTTCGTGAAGTGATTGAGGACGCCAAAAAACAAAACCTTTTCTCCGGAAAATCGCCTATATTATTCATTGATGAGATTCACCGTTTCAATAAGTCCCAGCAGGATTCACTTCTGCATGCGGTAGAGAAAGGTTGGATCGTACTTATCGGAGCCACTACAGAAAATCCCAGTTTCGAAGTAGTTTCGGCTTTGCTTTCGAGGTCGCAGGTTTATGTTCTGAAGTCTTTGAGTTATGAAAAACTCGATGAACTGGCCGAACTTTCTTTGAAAAAGTATAACGAAAAAGAGCAGACGGAATTCAAAATAAAAGACAAAGAAGCCTTTATACAGTATTCCGGCGGTGACGCTCGTAAACTTATCAATTCGGTAGAGAATGTTCTGAATAACTTCAAAAATTCAGGTACGAAAGAAATTTCCAACGAAGATGTATTGGCTGTTCTGCAGGAAACCATGGCGCTTTATGACAAGAATGGTGAGCAGCATTACGATATAATTTCGGCTTTCATAAAATCCATGCGCGGTTCTGATCCGAATGGTGCGGTTTACTGGCTGGCAAGAATGCTGGTGGGCGGCGAAGACATTAAATTTATTGCGCGCCGAATGCTGATTTTGGCCGCGGAAGATATCGGTTTGGCAAATCCTAGCGCGCTAACTGTGGCCAACAATTGTTTCCAGGCCATCAATGTCATCGGAAATCCTGAAGCAAGAATTATTTTAAGTGAAACAGCAGTTTATCTTGCAGTTTCTCCAAAAAGCAATTCTACTTACGTGGCGATTAATGACGCGATGGCAAAGGTGAAACAGACCGGAAATTTGCCGGTGCCGCTGCATCTCAGAAACGCGCCGACCAAACTCATGAAAGATCTTAATTACGGTAAAGATTACGGTTACGCGCATTCGCATGAAGGGAATTTTATTGACCAGGAATTTTTGCCTGAGGAATTAGCCGGAACAAAATTCTACGAACCCGGAAATAATTCCACTGAAAATAAAATACGCGAGGAACTTAAAAGAAAATGGAAAGACAAGTATTAA
- a CDS encoding M1 family aminopeptidase codes for MKKKYLFTFLFLLSILVPAQIVPENKDLMDKEISRYQRMIDFNVNPNTLNYDIQYQRMDVYLDPAVFQISGSVTSHFVTNQNVSSIYFDFTDVLPVSQVTYHGSNLSFEQLATKEIKIDLPASLPANTLDSLTIHYSGAPDNSGRTSFYIGTHDGSPVLSTLSEPYGAQNWFPTKQSMNDKINRFDIKITTPSQYSVASNGKLMSETLLPDNKKLTFWRTNYPMAAYLVAFSIANFNKLNDVIGNTGFPFVNYLYPSTNASVGVMDNIEWTKTAMTLFENHFGPYPFSAEKYGHMEFAVNGAAMEHQTMSSMNSFARSTIAHELAHQWFGDKITCGAWNDIWLNEGFATFGEHLVNEKNLMTHPEFMNYLFNHLNIITSAPNGSVYVNDSNLGNIPVLFSGRLTYIKGGYILRMMKWVLGDEVFYQLLKDYAANPAFAYSYAKTEDFKNQILVSTGRDFTGFFNDWVYGQGYPSYTVRWKQSSNNLDMNFLISQTQSDPSVNFFEMPLPVKVNGTNGETAYFVLENTANNQFFTKPLNFQVASVEFNYEYQIIEKNSTVVLDPALATDNVSKDQISLFPNPVKNELNIKGIFKVSSYEIFAVDGKLVGKGEFKPSSKIDVSRLRPGIYLIKIGGKNLKFIKN; via the coding sequence ATGAAAAAAAAATATCTCTTTACCTTTTTATTTCTTTTGTCAATACTTGTTCCCGCACAGATTGTTCCCGAGAATAAGGATTTGATGGATAAAGAAATCAGCAGATATCAACGGATGATCGATTTTAACGTGAATCCGAACACCTTGAATTACGATATCCAATATCAAAGAATGGACGTTTACCTGGATCCCGCAGTTTTTCAGATTTCAGGATCGGTGACCTCTCATTTTGTGACAAACCAGAACGTGTCATCGATATATTTTGATTTCACTGATGTTTTACCGGTTTCTCAGGTTACATATCACGGTTCCAATCTTAGTTTTGAACAGCTGGCTACCAAAGAAATCAAAATCGATTTGCCAGCATCGCTGCCCGCAAACACGCTGGATTCTTTAACAATTCATTATTCAGGTGCGCCGGATAATTCAGGAAGAACTTCATTTTATATCGGAACTCACGACGGAAGCCCGGTTTTGTCAACACTTTCGGAACCCTATGGTGCGCAAAACTGGTTTCCGACCAAGCAGAGTATGAACGACAAGATCAACCGGTTCGACATAAAGATTACAACGCCAAGCCAGTACAGTGTTGCCTCAAACGGAAAACTGATGTCTGAAACTTTGCTTCCGGATAACAAAAAACTCACCTTCTGGCGTACAAATTATCCTATGGCAGCTTATCTGGTTGCGTTTTCGATAGCGAATTTCAATAAGCTTAATGACGTTATAGGCAATACAGGTTTTCCTTTCGTTAATTACCTTTATCCGTCGACGAACGCAAGTGTTGGAGTGATGGATAATATTGAATGGACAAAGACTGCAATGACTTTATTTGAAAATCATTTCGGGCCGTATCCGTTTTCCGCTGAAAAATACGGTCATATGGAATTTGCGGTTAACGGTGCAGCGATGGAACATCAAACCATGTCGTCGATGAATTCTTTTGCGAGATCTACGATTGCCCATGAACTTGCACACCAGTGGTTCGGCGATAAAATTACCTGCGGCGCCTGGAATGATATCTGGCTGAATGAAGGTTTTGCGACTTTCGGCGAGCATTTGGTGAATGAAAAAAATTTAATGACTCATCCAGAATTCATGAATTATCTTTTTAACCACCTGAATATCATCACCAGTGCACCAAACGGAAGTGTGTACGTAAACGACAGCAATTTGGGAAATATTCCTGTACTTTTCAGCGGAAGACTTACCTATATTAAGGGCGGCTATATTTTGAGGATGATGAAATGGGTGCTCGGGGATGAGGTTTTTTATCAGCTTTTGAAAGATTACGCCGCAAATCCTGCTTTTGCTTACAGTTATGCGAAAACAGAAGATTTTAAAAACCAGATTTTGGTTTCCACGGGAAGAGATTTTACCGGTTTTTTTAACGACTGGGTGTACGGGCAGGGTTACCCAAGTTATACAGTCAGATGGAAGCAGTCATCAAATAATCTGGATATGAATTTTTTGATTTCGCAAACGCAAAGTGATCCATCTGTAAATTTCTTCGAAATGCCTTTGCCGGTGAAAGTAAACGGGACTAATGGTGAAACCGCATATTTTGTCTTGGAAAATACAGCAAACAATCAGTTTTTTACAAAGCCGCTGAACTTTCAGGTCGCGAGTGTGGAATTTAATTATGAATATCAAATCATTGAGAAAAATTCAACTGTAGTTTTGGATCCTGCATTAGCAACAGATAATGTAAGTAAAGATCAGATTTCACTATTTCCGAATCCCGTAAAAAATGAATTGAATATTAAAGGAATTTTCAAAGTGAGCAGTTACGAAATCTTTGCTGTTGATGGAAAACTTGTTGGTAAAGGTGAATTTAAACCATCGTCTAAAATTGATGTTTCACGGCTTCGACCGGGAATTTATTTAATAAAAATCGGGGGGAAGAATCTAAAATTTATTAAAAATTAA
- the pheA gene encoding prephenate dehydratase gives MMIAFLGPHASFTQLAASQIFPHHELIPQSSILDCFVAVQNGTAEKAVVPLENSIEGTVSMTLDYLYDFENIFIETEAIMPISHQLMIHPENKDFTKVISHPQALAQTFHFRFDHYKNIATQDYSSTSAAAKLIAENPHEKWAAIANSYAAKLYGLKIIHQNIQDFEQNHTKFIVISKNKKSLRLEFPKTSEKTSLLITLPEDHAGGLHQVLSVFAWRKMNLSKIESRTMKKSLGNYFFFINVASEWHPVLSENALEELRLFGADVKFIGHYNEYMLED, from the coding sequence ATAATGATTGCATTCCTTGGTCCACATGCGAGTTTCACACAGCTTGCGGCCTCACAGATCTTTCCTCATCATGAACTTATTCCACAGTCGAGCATTTTAGACTGTTTTGTAGCGGTACAGAACGGAACGGCTGAAAAAGCAGTGGTTCCGCTGGAAAATTCTATTGAGGGAACAGTTTCGATGACGCTGGATTACCTGTACGATTTCGAAAATATTTTTATTGAAACTGAGGCAATAATGCCGATATCGCATCAGCTAATGATTCATCCTGAAAATAAAGATTTCACTAAAGTAATTTCTCATCCGCAGGCTTTAGCACAGACTTTTCACTTTAGATTTGATCACTATAAAAACATAGCAACTCAGGATTACAGTTCTACGTCAGCAGCCGCAAAACTCATTGCTGAAAATCCCCATGAAAAATGGGCGGCGATTGCAAATTCTTACGCAGCGAAATTATATGGTCTGAAAATCATCCATCAAAACATTCAGGATTTTGAACAGAACCACACCAAATTCATTGTAATTTCTAAGAATAAAAAATCTTTACGTTTAGAATTCCCCAAAACTTCCGAAAAAACTTCACTTCTCATTACCCTTCCGGAAGATCATGCAGGAGGTTTGCATCAGGTTTTGTCTGTTTTTGCATGGCGGAAGATGAACCTTTCAAAAATTGAAAGCCGTACCATGAAAAAAAGCCTTGGGAACTACTTTTTCTTTATTAATGTTGCCAGCGAGTGGCATCCGGTATTATCTGAAAATGCTTTGGAAGAACTCCGTTTATTTGGAGCTGATGTGAAATTTATCGGCCATTACAACGAGTATATGCTTGAAGACTGA
- a CDS encoding discoidin domain-containing protein: MKSSFQLFVSLLFLMNFSFAQQKTYCNPINIDYGYTPFEVFSKQGKHRATADPVIVNFQKKLFLFSTNQEGYWHSDDMLNWKFVSRKFLRDDKYIHDLNAPAAWVMKDTLYVYGSTWESDFPIWKSTNPTKDEWEIAVDTLKVGAWDPAFHYDEDKNKLYLYWGSSNEWPLLGTEVKVKNLQSEGYVKPILRLKPEDHGWERFGEYNDNVFLQPFVEGAWVTKYKDKYYMQYGAPATEFSGYADGVYVSKNPLEGYEYQQHNPFSYKPGGFARGAGHGATFQDNYGNYWHVSTIFISTKNNFERRLGIWPAGFDKDDVMYSNTAYGDYPTYIPEFAQGKDFTKGLFTGWMLLNYQKPVAASSTLGGYQANFAVDEDIKTYWSAKSGNSGEWFQTDLGEISSINAIQINYADQDAEFMGKTLGKMHQYKIYSSNDGKNWKVLIDKSKNTTDVPHDYIELEKPAKARFLKMENLKMPTGKFALSGFRVFGKGSGEKPGKVENFVPLRADPKKYGERRSIWMKWKQNEKADGYMIYFGKTPDKLYGSIMVYGKNEYFFTGADRTDAYYFQIEAFNNNGISERSEVFKSE, encoded by the coding sequence ATGAAATCTTCTTTTCAATTATTCGTCTCTCTTTTATTTCTGATGAATTTCAGTTTTGCCCAGCAAAAAACATATTGCAATCCCATCAATATCGACTACGGTTACACGCCTTTCGAAGTTTTTTCGAAACAGGGAAAACACCGTGCTACTGCCGATCCCGTAATTGTAAATTTTCAAAAAAAACTTTTCCTTTTCTCCACCAATCAGGAAGGGTACTGGCACAGCGACGATATGCTGAACTGGAAATTCGTCTCCCGGAAATTCCTGCGCGATGATAAATACATTCACGATCTTAACGCACCCGCAGCCTGGGTTATGAAAGACACGCTTTATGTATACGGCTCAACCTGGGAATCAGATTTTCCGATCTGGAAATCTACAAATCCTACAAAAGATGAATGGGAAATTGCGGTTGACACCCTAAAAGTTGGTGCCTGGGATCCTGCATTTCACTACGATGAAGACAAAAACAAACTTTATCTTTATTGGGGATCAAGCAACGAATGGCCGCTTTTGGGAACTGAAGTAAAAGTAAAAAACCTACAGTCGGAAGGTTATGTAAAACCAATCCTGCGTTTAAAACCTGAAGATCATGGTTGGGAAAGATTCGGAGAGTACAACGACAATGTCTTTCTCCAGCCTTTTGTTGAAGGCGCATGGGTTACGAAATATAAAGACAAATACTATATGCAGTATGGAGCACCTGCAACAGAATTCAGCGGATATGCAGACGGAGTTTACGTTTCTAAAAATCCTTTGGAAGGCTACGAATACCAGCAACACAATCCGTTCTCGTATAAACCGGGCGGCTTTGCGAGAGGCGCAGGCCATGGTGCAACTTTTCAGGATAATTATGGAAATTACTGGCACGTTTCGACCATATTTATTTCCACTAAAAACAACTTCGAAAGACGCCTCGGCATCTGGCCTGCCGGCTTTGATAAAGACGATGTAATGTACAGCAACACTGCTTACGGCGACTACCCTACTTATATTCCGGAATTTGCGCAGGGAAAAGATTTCACCAAAGGTTTATTCACCGGATGGATGCTTCTGAATTATCAGAAACCTGTAGCCGCATCTTCTACTTTAGGCGGCTATCAGGCTAATTTTGCGGTTGATGAGGACATTAAAACATATTGGTCGGCGAAGTCCGGAAATTCAGGAGAATGGTTCCAGACCGATTTGGGTGAAATTTCCAGCATTAATGCAATTCAAATCAATTACGCAGACCAGGATGCAGAATTCATGGGAAAAACCCTGGGTAAAATGCACCAGTATAAAATTTACAGTTCTAATGACGGTAAAAACTGGAAAGTTCTAATCGACAAAAGCAAAAATACCACCGATGTTCCTCATGATTATATTGAACTTGAAAAACCGGCGAAAGCAAGATTCTTAAAAATGGAAAATCTAAAAATGCCTACCGGCAAATTTGCGCTCAGCGGTTTCAGAGTTTTCGGAAAAGGGAGTGGCGAAAAACCGGGCAAGGTTGAAAACTTTGTTCCACTGCGAGCCGATCCTAAAAAATATGGCGAGCGCAGAAGCATCTGGATGAAGTGGAAACAAAACGAAAAAGCCGATGGATACATGATCTACTTCGGTAAAACTCCTGACAAACTTTACGGAAGCATTATGGTTTACGGCAAAAACGAATATTTCTTTACCGGCGCCGACAGAACTGACGCTTATTATTTTCAGATCGAAGCATTTAATAACAATGGAATTTCTGAAAGGTCGGAAGTTTTCAAATCCGAATAA
- the pepE gene encoding dipeptidase PepE, which translates to MNIILASTSTLFGGNYLEYLTQEIKNLFSGINEIVFIPFARPGGISHDDYTEKVRTFFASLSIKVKGLHEFENKTEALNSAKGIFTGGGNTFLLVKTLHEENLMKVVKENVVNGTPYLGCSAGSNIGGLNMKTTNDMPIVYPPSFECMGLVPFNINPHYLDPNPDLKHNGETRETRIMEFLTQNDTKVVGLREGNWIRKVGNQITVEGKELTRIFEKDKAPYEIAPGAAL; encoded by the coding sequence ATGAATATCATTCTTGCCTCAACATCTACCCTTTTCGGAGGAAATTATCTTGAGTATCTTACTCAGGAAATCAAAAATCTTTTTTCGGGAATCAACGAAATTGTCTTTATTCCGTTCGCACGGCCGGGAGGGATTTCTCACGACGATTATACAGAAAAAGTGCGGACTTTTTTTGCCTCACTGAGCATCAAAGTAAAAGGTTTGCATGAGTTTGAAAATAAAACGGAAGCGCTTAACAGTGCAAAAGGAATTTTTACCGGCGGAGGAAATACTTTTCTTTTAGTTAAAACGCTTCATGAGGAAAATCTCATGAAGGTTGTGAAAGAAAATGTAGTAAACGGGACGCCCTACCTGGGTTGCAGCGCCGGATCTAACATTGGCGGGCTTAATATGAAAACTACGAATGATATGCCGATTGTTTACCCACCGAGTTTTGAATGTATGGGATTGGTGCCTTTCAATATTAATCCGCATTATCTTGATCCCAATCCTGACCTGAAGCATAATGGTGAAACGCGCGAAACCAGAATCATGGAGTTTTTAACTCAAAATGATACAAAAGTTGTCGGACTTCGGGAAGGAAACTGGATCCGGAAAGTCGGTAATCAGATTACTGTAGAAGGTAAAGAATTAACACGGATTTTCGAGAAAGATAAAGCGCCTTATGAAATTGCTCCGGGAGCTGCGCTTTAA
- a CDS encoding acyl-CoA thioesterase, translating to MIHTTHSIRVRYGETDPMKYVYYGNYAEYLEVARVELFRELGIPYNEIENQGIWLPVSEFSIKYLKPGLYDEILEIHTYIKKLPGVRIEFEYEIYNSSKEKITEAKTTLFFLDAKTNKVVKCPDFLMSLLKKNWSAAP from the coding sequence ATGATACACACAACACACTCAATTAGAGTACGTTACGGCGAAACAGACCCAATGAAATATGTCTATTACGGCAACTATGCAGAATACCTTGAAGTGGCCAGAGTTGAACTTTTTCGCGAACTCGGAATCCCGTATAATGAGATTGAAAATCAAGGCATATGGTTACCTGTTTCGGAGTTCAGCATTAAGTATCTTAAGCCGGGGCTTTATGATGAAATTCTCGAAATTCACACCTACATTAAAAAACTCCCTGGAGTCCGAATTGAATTCGAGTATGAAATTTATAACAGTTCTAAAGAGAAGATTACCGAGGCAAAAACAACCCTCTTTTTTCTGGATGCAAAAACCAATAAAGTTGTAAAATGCCCGGACTTTTTGATGAGTCTACTGAAAAAAAACTGGTCAGCTGCACCTTAA